The following nucleotide sequence is from Tachyglossus aculeatus isolate mTacAcu1 chromosome 11, mTacAcu1.pri, whole genome shotgun sequence.
GCTCCCTGGACTCTCTGCATCCCAGGTTCCGCTGCAATCCCGACCCACTGAGACCCTCTCCCTGCAACGCCCACCTCTCTGCATCCCCGGCCTCTCTGTACCCCCAgtttctcttcccccccatcctctctgcccATCCCTAGTCTAGTTTCTTTCCTGATTCTGAACCTAGCTTCCTGCCCAATTTCAAACTTTAGTTTCTCCTTCTATGAAACACAGAGAGTGGAGAAaggactggggaagcagcagccAAAGATGTGGGCGTAGGGGGTTGCGGGGTGGAAGAGATGGCAAGacctgtcgccccccacccctgtcCCATTTCAGGGTCTCAGATCAACTGCTTCTCGCCGGGGAATTTCAGCGTGCGGCAGGCCAGCTACGTGGACGGCGCCTGCTGGGATTCCTTGGTTCACCACGAGTGGGACGCGGCCGGAAACCACAAGACGAAATCGCTCTGGGctcacaaggtaataataatcataataatcataataataatggcattttgttaagtgcttactatgtgccaggcactgtactaagcgctgaggtggttacaagcaaatccgtgtgtgtcccatgtggagctcacagtctcaaaccccgttttacagatgaggtagaggaagagaaatgacttgcccaagatcacatggcagatgagtggcggagcggggattagaacccatgaccttctgacttccaggctcgtgctctatctagagaattagtgtggcctagtgggtagagcatggccctgggagtcggaaggacctgggttctaatcctggctccacaacttgtcttccgtgtgaccttgggtaagtcacttcacttctctgggtctcagttaccttgtctgtaaaatggggattaagactgcgagccccaggtgggatatggtCTGTGTTTAACctgtttaccttctatctaccccagcgcttggcatacagtaagcacttatcaaataccataattattatccactCCGCCAGGCTATGCCACGGTGCcgggaagaggtgggagggaagattGGGTTGGGCAGATCTGGGAGGGCGtcggtgggtggagggggaggggcccGAGTCTGGGAGCCCCcggcccctgtccccccacctccaagtCCTGCCCGGCCCCCTCGGgtcaccccggctctgcccgctctgctcctcctctcgcCAGCCGAaggggtctattcattcattccatcatatttattgagagtgggtggaacactgtactgagcgcttgggagagtacaatctaacaataaacgacacattcctcgcccacaatGGGGCCACCCACACGACTATAAAAAGCCCATTCGGGCAGCGGGCTCCACGACTCGAGAGGGAGGGTCCGGCCTCCAccttccaccaccaccccccacccccagtccccgcCCTCTTCAAGGCtcaccccatttctagactgctgttgggtagggactgtctctatatgttgccaacttgtacttcccaagcgcttagtacagtgctctgcacacagtaagcgctcaagaaatacgattgaatgaatgaatgaatgaatgaattcccataccccaccctcaggcccttccatcatcatcatcattatcatgattgtggcatttgttaagtgcttactatgtgccaggcaccgtactaagcgccggggtggaaacaagcaaattgggttggacaccatccctggcccatgtggggctcaccgtttctatccccattctaaagatgaggtaactgaggcccagagaagagaggtgacttgcccaaggtcacactgcagacaagtagcgcCGTTCTGCGCTCCCAGGTCTTGCCTCTCcaaaccctttcattcattcagtcacatttattgcgtgcttaccgtgtgcagggcactgtactaagcactcaggagagtttaatataacaataaacagacacattcctgcccacaatgaccttacagtctagagggacagacattaatataaataaataaaattgcagatatggacataagtgctgtggggctgggaggagggaatgaataaagggaggaagacaggatgacgccgaagggagtgggagaagaggaaaggagggcttagtcagggaaggcctcttggaggagatgggccttagatgggcctcagtggaaagagcatgggctttggagtcagaggtcatgggttcaaatcccgactttgccaattgtcagctgtgtgactttgggcaagtcatttaacttctctgggcctcagttacctcatctgtaaaatggggacgaagactgtgagccccccgggggacaacctgatcaccttggaacctccccagcgcttagaacagtgctttgcacataataagcgcttaataaatgccattattattattaatgagggggGGAGGCATTGTCTATCAGATAGGAGGAGgggccaggccagaggaaggacatgggccggggtgggTGCTGAAAGAggtgagatcagggtacagtgagaaggttagcattagaaggttTAGAGGATCCACTCTCTTCTATGCCCTGCTTCGTCCAATGTCCcgtctcctaggccccctccCCATATTCCTCTATGCCCAACGCCAGGCCcagacccccccaccctacctctccgccctcctccaggctctcccatactctctcctggccctggccctggtgaTGTACCTGCCCGGCCTGCTCTGGAGATTCGCGGCCGCCCCGGCCCTCAGCTCCGACCTCCTGTTCATCATCAGCGAGCTGGACAAGTCCTACAACCGCTCCATCCGGCTGGTACAGCACTTGGTCAAGATCCGCCAGAAGAGCCCCGACCCCTACGCCTTCTGGGATGAGCTGGACAGGTGAGCGCTCGCCCTCAGCCACGTCCAGGACAAAGGAaaacggggtggggggctggatcCTGAATCACAATTGTCCCGGCATCTTTCGTCTCCATTACTCGGTccaccttattaataataataataataacaataatggttctTGTTCGTCTCCATTACTCGGTccaccttattaataataataataacaataatggttcttgttaagcgcttactatgtgccaggcactgttctaagtgctggggcggattcaagcaaatcgggttggacacggtccctgtcccacagtctcaattcccattttgcagttgaggtaactgaggcccggagaagtgaagcgacttgctcaaggccacacagcagacaagtggtgaagccgggattaggatccatgaccttctgattcccacccccaggctctctccactattttatgctgcttctctagcccccgtggggatagactgtgagcccgctgttgggtagggaccgtctctatatgttgccaacttgtacttcccaagcgcttagtacagtgctctgcacacagtaagcgctcaataaatacaattgaatgaatgaatgaatgaccactggcctggaaagACTGGCTcattgccttaataataataataataatgatgatggcatttaagtgcttactatgtgcaaagcactgttctaagcgctgaggaggatacaaggtgacaggttgccccacgtggagctcacagtcttaatccccattttacagatgaggtaactgaggcccagagaagtgaagtgacttccccaaagtcacccagctgacaactggcggagctgggatttgaacccaggacctctgactcccaagccctggctcattccactgagccacactgcttctcctgacgtGGGCAGGGGACTCCAAGCAGGCCTAtcttgtaccattcattcattcagtcatatttattgagcgcttactgtgtgcagagcactgcactaagcgcttgggaagtccaagttggcaacatatagagacggtccctacccaacagcgggctcacagtctagaagggggagacagacaacaaaacaaaacatattaacaaaataaaataaaaatgtggagagggagctgggacacCCCCCATGTCCTTTCAGACCTGGTGAGACGGGAGAATCTGAAGACAGGTGCTCAGATGGAAGTATCTGTTGAGGTTGGGGGAAGCACCATGACCTaatatagagcccgggcctgggattcaaaaggacctgggttctaatcctgactctgccactagtctgctgtgtgacttcgggcaggtcgcttctcttctcagttacctcatctctaaaatggggactaatactgtgagccccgtgtggaaaagGGACCGCGTCCATccatgaatgaatactgtatctactccagggcttagaacagagctcagcacatagggcttagaacagagcttggaacgtaataataataataataataataataataataataataataataataataataataataataataatgtcatttattaagcccgtggctcagtggaaagagcacggactttggagtcagaggtcatcagttcaaatcccagctccgccacttttcagctgtgtgactttgggcaagtcacttaacttctctgtgcctcagttacctcatctgtaaaatggggattaagactgtgaaccccacgtggtacaacctaatcaccttgtaaactccccagcgcttagaacagtgctttgcacatagtaagagcttaaaaaatgtcgttattattattaagcacttactatgtgcaaagcactgttctaagcactggggaggatacaaggtgacaggttgtcccacgtggggctcacagtcttaatccccactttacagatgaggtaactgaggcccagagacgtgaagtgacttgcccacagtcacacagccgacaattggcggagcagggatttgaacccctgacctctgactccaaagctcgggtagcatggctcagtggaaagagcctgggctttggagtcagaggtgatgggttcaaatcccagctctgccacttgtcagctgtgtgactttgggcaagtcacttaacttctctgtgcctcagttccctcatctgtaaaatggggatttagaccgtgagccccacgtgggacaatctgatcaccttgtaacctctccagcgtttagaacagggctttgcacatagtaagcgcttaataaacgccatcattattattattactattattaagcacttactatgtgcaaagcactgttctaagcactggggaggatacaaggtgacaggttgtcccatgtggggctcacagtcttaatccccactttacagatgaggtaactgaggcccagagaagtgaagtgacttgcccacagtcacacagctgacaattggcagagcagggatttgaacccctgacctctgactccaaagcccgggtagcatggctcagtggaaagagcccgggctttggagtcagaggtcgtgggttcaaatcccagctctgccacttgtcagctgggtgactttgtgcaagtcacttaacttctctgtgcctcacttccctcatctgtaaaatggggatttagactgtgagtcccacgtgggacaacctgatcaccttgtaacctctccagcgcttagaacagggctttgcacataggaagcgcttaataaatgccattattattattatttccactgaaccacactgcttctccaagcaagcgcttaacaaatagcattattattcttaattattaccgactgattgaccgactgaccaaGACCAGGGAGTGAATCTCGCCCTCCCTAACGCCCCCAGTTTCCCCCACCGCCCAAGAGGAGCAGTGGGTTCCCGGGGAGCGGTCAGTGGGCGGCTCTGAGGGTCCGCTCTCCCCGCAGGGCTCGCGGAGAGCGGTATTTTGAGTATCCCCTCCTGGAAAGGTATCTGGCCTGCAAGCAGCGCTCCCACTCTCTGGTGGCCGCTCACCTGCTCCGAaactccctgctgctgctgttcgGCGCCGCGGCCTGCCTCTACCTGGCTTCCTTCCACCTGGACATCTTCTTCCAGGAGGAGTTCGGCTGCTCCGTCAAGGAGGGGCTGCTGAGGGGCGAGGCCCACGTCCCCCGCTTCCATCCCCTGCCGCCTGACCGCCCAGTCCGTCTTCCAGGCGGTCAGCGTGTCCTTGGCGGTGGCGTACGCCCTTCTGGCCCCCGTGATCGGGTACAACCTGGCGCGGCTGTGCCGGTGGGACCAGCGTCTCCTGGCCATCTACGAGATGCTCCCGGCCTTCGACCTCCTCAGCAGGAAGATGCTGGGCTGCCCCGTCAACGACCTCAAcctgatcctcctcttcctccacgccAACATCTCCGAGCTCGTCTCCTTCGGCCGGCTGAGCGCCCTCAGCGTCCTCAAGGACGTGGCCCCCCAGAAGCAGCACATCGACACCGTGGTGGACTTCATGACGCTGCTGGCCGGCCTGGAGCCCTGGAAACCCCGGCGCGCCGCGCTCGGGGAAGCCGGGGGGCACGTGGTGGAGATGGGGGGCTCAGGTGAGAGCCCGCCGGGCCCCGAGACCCCTTTCCTGGGCCTGTTGCAGATCCAGATCTCGGGGTCAAAGGGCCGGAGGgggacgataataataacgactgtggtattcgttaagcgcttactatgtgccaagcactcttctaagcgctggtttagctaatcagtttggacacagtccctgtcccacatagggcctcaGTCTAGATAGgcgggagtgggatttaatccccattttacagatgaggtaactgaggcactgagaggttaagtgactggcccgaggtccacacaacagacgagcggcagagccgggattagaatccagatcccctgactcccggctcagtgtctttccactaggccacgctgcttctctcagggcttgggctggactaataataactgcggtatttgtaaagcacttactctgtgccaagcaccgtgctgagAGCAGGAATTATTATCGTAATTCATAACGATTGTAATGATTATATAAATCATAATCAAATTGTTATCATTTTCAAGTCATaatcaaattgttgccaatttgtacttcccaagcgcttagtacagtgctctgcacacagtaagcgctcaataaatacgattgatgatgatgatgatgataatgattatataAATCATAATTCCAAGATGATCTGGTcagacaccgtccttgtcccacatggggtttacactctaagtaggagggaggacaggtattgcacccccattttacagatgagagaaatgaggcccggggaagttcagcgacttgtccaaggtaacgcagcaggtaaatgttagagccgggattagaacccaggcccgtgatctttccactgggccatgctacttctttataGGACTAAGATGACCTTAGAGGGGGGTCTGGAGAGAATGAGGGTGGGTCGGTGAGTTATTAGAGGAGATGCATCATCggtgtggtatttactgagtgccttaataataataataataatgatggcatttattaagcgcttactatgtgcaaagcactgttctaagctctggggaggttacaaggtgattaggttgtcccacggggggctcatagtcttcatccccattttgcagatgaggtaactgaggcccagacaagtcaagtgacttgcccaaagtcacacagctgacaattggcggaggcgggatttgaacccatgacctctgactccaaagcccgggctctttccactgagctacactcttCTGAGTGTTGGGAACTTTATTTAATACCTGGGGATGGTCAACAGAATCGATAGCTATAATAACGATGTTCTCTATTgcgtgctttttatgtgccaagcgctgtgctaaacagTGAAGtatttgcaagataatcagtcagattagatagagtctctgtcccacttggggctcccagtctatgagggagggaagacaggtattttatccctgttttacagatgaagaaactgaggtccagagaagttgagactccAGGtcacccacagcaggcaagtggtgcgcCCAGGACCAGAATCTGGGTATcttcactcccagtcccatgaaatttccactaggccatgtcacggtggtatttattgagcacttcactatgagcagagcactgtactgagcgcctgggagagtatgttCGGCACGATCCTTgcctctggggagtttacaatctattaggGGAAAAACACTGCAataactcagccccctccttcctctccccttcgtccccctctccatcccccccatcttacctccttcccttccccacagcacctgtatatatgtatatatgtttgtacatatttattactctatttatttattatttattttacttgtacatatctattctatttattttattttgttagtatgtttggttttgttctctgtct
It contains:
- the PANX3 gene encoding LOW QUALITY PROTEIN: pannexin-3 (The sequence of the model RefSeq protein was modified relative to this genomic sequence to represent the inferred CDS: deleted 1 base in 1 codon), producing the protein MSLARTAAESMLSDALLPDQRGPRLKGLHLELPMDRMVKFVAVGVPLLLVSLTFAQELSAGSQINCFSPGNFSVRQASYVDGACWDSLVHHEWDAAGNHKTKSLWAHKALPYSLLALALVMYLPGLLWRFAAAPALSSDLLFIISELDKSYNRSIRLVQHLVKIRQKSPDPYAFWDELDRARGERYFEYPLLERYLACKQRSHSLVAAHLLRNSLLLLFGAAACLYLASFHLDIFFQEEFGCSVKEGLLRGEAHVPRFIPCRLTAQSVFQAVSVSLAVAYALLAPVIGYNLARLCRWDQRLLAIYEMLPAFDLLSRKMLGCPVNDLNLILLFLHANISELVSFGRLSALSVLKDVAPQKQHIDTVVDFMTLLAGLEPWKPRRAALGEAGGHVVEMGGSGESPPGPETPFLGLLQIQISGDDADEPASYDLPVGLGSERPLLSPGFQLVTVKATSSEYSLVKDTFLPTMADFTILSAQRNQNRSLWSAFQKSVTPAGRKTCGKSPRSSVVREEQMKSANNGKDVEEKLLFHKAEPSQVNHICQGNFDWTSRFPAFLPALARTNAQGCGHCLFSLHATNSHQSCGSGPKAKVMFLARVLVGNFTQGQPPLACLLPLSGDPSRAYDSCMDSLATPSLIAVFEKHQVYPEFVIKYTEAKKCVILCEVDSCAVCHRNCQPQTQLDPTGLDDAPDQA